The Hyphococcus flavus genome contains a region encoding:
- the ligA gene encoding NAD-dependent DNA ligase LigA — MSKTKKAASIPVNKLTPEQAEAELAQLATAIMRADEAYYKNDQPEVTDAEYDAMRRRNLLIEKRFPKLKRDDSPTDKVGAPPSTKFEKSKHAIPMLSLDNAFNDDDVVEFDKRVRRFLGLDEEGAVAYTAEPKIDGLSLNLRYEQGVLKVAATRGDGQTGENVTGNALTVDDIPQSIKNAPAVLEIRGEIYMSHKDFEALNARLEAAGEDQFANPRNAAAGSLRQLDAAITSSRPLKFFAYTWGELSEPIAETQWEAIGRLKKYGFKVNALTKRCESVGEMLAQYRKIEAERAKLGYDIDGVVYKVDRLDLQERLGFVSRHPRWATAHKFPAEKATTVLEEIDIQVGRTGKLTPVARLTSVTVGGVVVSNATLHNADYIEEKDIRAGDTVVIQRAGDVIPQVVEVVKEKRPKGARKFKFPDACPVCGSHAVNEVNPSTGKADVDRRCTGGLICAAQAKERLKHFVSRQAFDIEGLGTKQVENFFDIELIKEPADIFTLERRQEQGEIDLYTYKTKKDGAFSLDKEGNKQPTNTKSVENLFAGINARRNISSARFINALGIRHVGETNARLFASHYGGFEGFYAAAVKGRDEASEAYQDMLSIDGVGALVARGVIDFFDEAHNREAVDHLLKEVTPEPVEAVSSSSEVAGKTVVFTGTLETMTRDEAKARAQSLGAKVSGSVSGKTDYLVAGSGAGSKLKKAEELGVTVLTEEEWVKLAHSS; from the coding sequence ATGAGCAAAACAAAGAAAGCCGCTTCTATTCCCGTCAATAAACTGACGCCAGAACAAGCTGAAGCGGAGCTCGCGCAGCTTGCAACGGCGATCATGCGCGCCGATGAAGCCTATTACAAAAACGACCAGCCCGAGGTTACGGACGCAGAATACGACGCGATGCGCCGGCGCAATCTGCTGATCGAAAAGCGGTTTCCGAAACTGAAGCGAGATGACTCGCCAACAGACAAGGTTGGCGCGCCGCCCTCGACGAAGTTTGAAAAGTCAAAGCATGCGATCCCGATGCTATCGCTGGACAATGCATTTAACGACGATGATGTTGTTGAGTTTGATAAGCGCGTGCGGCGTTTTCTGGGCTTGGATGAAGAGGGCGCGGTTGCTTACACTGCAGAGCCAAAGATCGACGGCTTGTCGCTTAACCTTCGATATGAACAAGGCGTATTGAAAGTCGCGGCGACACGCGGCGACGGCCAGACCGGCGAGAACGTGACGGGCAATGCGTTAACTGTGGATGATATTCCGCAATCCATCAAGAATGCGCCGGCCGTGCTCGAAATACGTGGCGAGATCTACATGAGCCACAAAGATTTCGAAGCGTTGAATGCGCGTCTCGAAGCGGCCGGCGAAGATCAGTTCGCTAATCCGCGCAATGCCGCCGCCGGATCCTTGCGCCAGCTTGATGCAGCAATTACGTCGTCAAGACCGCTCAAGTTTTTCGCCTATACATGGGGTGAGCTCAGTGAGCCTATTGCCGAAACGCAATGGGAAGCCATCGGGCGGCTTAAAAAGTACGGGTTCAAAGTAAATGCGCTGACCAAACGCTGCGAGAGTGTTGGCGAAATGTTAGCGCAATACCGCAAGATCGAAGCGGAGCGCGCCAAGCTCGGTTACGATATTGACGGTGTTGTTTATAAGGTGGACAGGCTCGACCTGCAGGAACGCCTAGGATTTGTTTCGCGCCACCCGCGCTGGGCGACAGCCCATAAATTTCCAGCGGAAAAAGCGACAACCGTGCTTGAAGAGATCGACATTCAGGTTGGGCGTACGGGCAAGTTGACGCCAGTTGCACGTCTCACATCCGTAACTGTCGGTGGTGTCGTTGTATCCAATGCGACGCTGCACAATGCCGACTACATTGAAGAAAAAGATATTCGCGCTGGCGATACGGTGGTGATCCAGCGCGCTGGCGACGTCATTCCGCAGGTTGTCGAAGTCGTAAAGGAAAAGCGCCCTAAAGGCGCGCGGAAATTCAAATTTCCCGATGCTTGCCCCGTTTGCGGTTCTCACGCTGTCAACGAGGTGAACCCATCGACCGGCAAGGCGGATGTAGACCGCCGCTGCACTGGCGGGCTTATCTGCGCCGCACAGGCCAAAGAACGGTTAAAACATTTTGTATCGCGCCAAGCGTTTGACATCGAAGGGCTTGGAACGAAGCAAGTCGAGAATTTTTTTGATATTGAACTCATCAAGGAGCCTGCGGACATATTCACGCTGGAACGCCGTCAGGAACAAGGTGAAATCGATCTTTACACCTATAAAACAAAAAAAGACGGTGCATTTTCCCTAGACAAGGAAGGAAATAAGCAACCGACGAATACGAAATCGGTTGAGAACTTGTTTGCGGGCATCAATGCACGCAGAAATATTTCAAGCGCGCGCTTCATCAACGCGCTCGGCATCCGCCATGTGGGTGAGACCAATGCACGGCTGTTCGCCAGCCATTATGGCGGGTTTGAGGGGTTTTACGCAGCGGCGGTAAAGGGGCGCGATGAGGCGAGCGAAGCCTATCAGGATATGTTGTCCATTGACGGCGTTGGCGCGCTGGTGGCGCGCGGGGTGATCGACTTTTTCGACGAAGCCCACAATCGCGAAGCAGTGGATCATCTCTTAAAAGAAGTGACGCCTGAACCAGTGGAGGCGGTTTCATCTTCGAGCGAGGTCGCAGGCAAAACGGTGGTGTTTACAGGCACGCTTGAAACCATGACCCGCGATGAAGCAAAGGCGCGCGCCCAAAGCCTCGGCGCGAAAGTTTCCGGTTCAGTCTCAGGCAAGACCGATTATTTGGTCGCCGGATCAGGCGCGGGTTCGAAACTGAAGAAAGCAGAAGAGCTTGGCGTTACTGTGCTGACTGAGGAAGAATGGGTCAAACTCGCGCATTCATCATAA
- a CDS encoding 3-methyl-2-oxobutanoate dehydrogenase (2-methylpropanoyl-transferring) subunit alpha — protein sequence MSDAKPLSLYVPEPEFRPGDKPDFSNVEIPQAGAAPRPPIDVEAGDIRDLAYTIIRVMNREGDAVGPWADMLNDDQLKEGLEDMVRVRAFDARMLMAQRQGKTSFYMQALGEEAIACAFSKALQPGDMNFPTYRQQGLLLSTDYPMVDMMNQIYSNAADPLKGRQLPIMYCSKEHGFFTISGNLATQFIQGVGWAMASAIKGDTKIATSWIGEGSTAENDFHSALVFASTYRAPVVLNIVNNQWAISTFQGIARGKAATFASRGLGFGIPSLRVDGNDYLAVYAVAKWAVDRARAGHGPTLIEHVTYRMGGHSTSDDPSAYRSKEEATSWPLGDPVERLKEYLIKRGVWSDAQHHQMQEMLEMQVAEAQKQAEKNGTLHDGPHSSPATVFDDVYHEMPLHLRRQRQEAGL from the coding sequence ATGAGCGACGCCAAGCCGCTATCTCTCTACGTGCCGGAACCGGAATTCAGGCCCGGCGACAAACCTGACTTTTCCAATGTTGAAATTCCGCAGGCCGGGGCCGCGCCGCGCCCGCCAATTGATGTAGAGGCGGGAGACATTCGCGACCTTGCCTATACGATCATTCGCGTCATGAACCGCGAGGGCGACGCCGTTGGTCCGTGGGCGGACATGTTGAATGACGATCAGCTTAAAGAGGGGCTGGAGGATATGGTCCGTGTGCGCGCGTTTGACGCTCGCATGCTGATGGCGCAACGTCAGGGCAAAACCAGCTTTTACATGCAGGCGTTGGGCGAGGAAGCGATTGCCTGCGCTTTTTCCAAGGCGCTTCAACCGGGTGATATGAACTTTCCGACGTATCGCCAACAGGGTTTGTTGCTTTCGACCGACTATCCCATGGTCGACATGATGAACCAGATTTATTCGAATGCGGCTGATCCGTTAAAGGGCCGGCAGTTGCCGATTATGTACTGCTCGAAGGAGCACGGGTTTTTCACTATTTCCGGCAACCTCGCCACGCAATTCATTCAGGGCGTTGGCTGGGCCATGGCCTCAGCGATCAAGGGCGACACCAAAATCGCAACGTCCTGGATCGGCGAGGGCTCGACAGCGGAAAACGATTTTCATTCCGCACTCGTTTTTGCATCCACCTATCGCGCGCCTGTCGTCTTGAATATCGTCAATAATCAGTGGGCGATCTCGACGTTCCAAGGGATTGCGCGCGGAAAAGCGGCGACGTTTGCGTCGCGAGGGTTAGGCTTTGGCATTCCATCCTTGCGCGTTGACGGCAACGATTACCTGGCTGTCTACGCGGTCGCAAAATGGGCGGTTGACCGTGCACGCGCCGGGCATGGCCCGACGCTGATCGAACACGTCACCTATCGCATGGGCGGCCATTCCACTTCGGACGATCCGTCAGCTTACCGTTCCAAAGAAGAGGCTACCTCGTGGCCGCTTGGCGATCCGGTGGAGCGCCTGAAAGAATATCTCATCAAGCGCGGCGTCTGGTCAGATGCGCAGCATCATCAGATGCAGGAAATGCTCGAGATGCAGGTCGCCGAGGCGCAAAAGCAGGCCGAGAAAAACGGCACGCTCCATGACGGACCGCACTCATCGCCGGCGACTGTTTTTGACGATGTTTATCATGAAATGCCGCTGCACCTTCGCCGTCAGCGCCAGGAAGCGGGGCTTTAG
- a CDS encoding zinc-dependent peptidase — MTIAAIILLLAALAIGAHLLLQRRRRARLLAAPLSAANKAILVKRVPLYEKLPENLRPRLEGLVNRFLDEVTFYGAKGVEITDDIRVTIAAQASFLIVNKPNRWFHTLRTIHIYPAAFKSKLTEIKDHVHSERDQARTGESWAKGPVILAWDHAAFGAVAPHDGHNVVMHEFAHQLDEQTGATDGSPLLDADHSASRWARVFQDAYERLREHASFGRETVMDYYGATNPAEFFAVVTEVFFERPRALRAEEPALYAELVQYYRLDPAAWR; from the coding sequence ATGACTATCGCTGCGATCATCCTTCTCCTCGCCGCCCTCGCGATTGGCGCGCATCTATTGTTGCAACGCCGCCGCCGCGCACGTCTCCTCGCTGCGCCATTGTCGGCGGCGAACAAGGCGATCCTCGTCAAGCGCGTGCCGCTTTACGAGAAACTCCCCGAAAATTTGCGCCCGCGCCTTGAGGGTCTCGTCAACCGCTTCCTCGACGAGGTGACGTTTTATGGCGCCAAGGGCGTCGAGATCACCGATGACATTCGCGTCACCATCGCCGCGCAGGCGTCTTTTCTTATCGTCAACAAACCAAACCGCTGGTTCCATACGCTGCGCACCATTCACATTTACCCGGCGGCGTTCAAAAGCAAACTTACCGAAATCAAGGACCACGTTCATTCCGAACGCGACCAGGCCCGCACCGGCGAAAGCTGGGCGAAAGGCCCGGTCATCCTCGCCTGGGACCACGCTGCGTTCGGCGCCGTCGCCCCCCATGACGGCCACAACGTCGTCATGCACGAATTCGCCCATCAGCTTGATGAACAGACCGGCGCCACTGACGGCTCGCCGCTTCTCGACGCGGATCACAGCGCATCGCGCTGGGCCCGTGTCTTTCAGGACGCCTACGAACGATTGCGCGAGCATGCATCGTTCGGCCGCGAAACCGTCATGGACTATTACGGCGCCACAAACCCGGCGGAGTTCTTCGCCGTCGTCACCGAAGTCTTTTTCGAACGGCCGCGCGCGCTGCGCGCCGAAGAACCTGCGCTCTACGCTGAACTTGTACAATACTACCGGCTCGACCCAGCGGCGTGGCGTTGA
- a CDS encoding DUF4287 domain-containing protein, translating into MAKSPEEMANAMIANMKEKTGKTLDQWLTVAKKSGQEKHGQVVKFLKSEHGLTHGFANLVAHKFLQSDAASAEGGDDALVAAQYAGPKSDLKPIYEALIKAVRAFGKDVEIAPKKTYVSIRRNKQFALIQPSTKTRVDLGINLKSETAKGRLEKSGSFNAMVSHRVRLESPSDVNKDVKAWLKKAYAEA; encoded by the coding sequence ATGGCGAAATCACCTGAAGAAATGGCGAACGCGATGATCGCCAACATGAAAGAAAAGACGGGAAAAACGCTGGATCAATGGCTGACCGTTGCGAAAAAGTCCGGCCAGGAAAAACACGGACAAGTCGTAAAATTTCTAAAATCCGAACATGGTTTGACCCATGGTTTTGCAAACCTGGTTGCACATAAATTTTTGCAAAGCGATGCCGCAAGCGCTGAAGGCGGTGATGACGCCCTCGTCGCCGCTCAATACGCAGGTCCGAAATCGGATCTTAAACCAATCTATGAAGCACTCATAAAAGCCGTTAGGGCATTTGGCAAAGACGTCGAGATAGCACCTAAAAAAACTTACGTCAGCATACGGCGAAACAAGCAGTTCGCCCTCATCCAGCCATCGACGAAAACCCGCGTCGATCTTGGTATTAATCTCAAAAGCGAAACCGCCAAAGGGCGCCTTGAAAAGTCAGGCAGCTTTAACGCGATGGTCAGTCACCGCGTTCGGCTCGAAAGTCCGAGTGACGTCAATAAGGACGTCAAAGCCTGGCTGAAAAAAGCGTACGCTGAAGCGTAA
- the lpdA gene encoding dihydrolipoyl dehydrogenase: MQDIQCKLLVIGAGPGGYVAAIRAGQLGLDTVIVEGQYHGGTCLNVGCIPSKAMIHAADEFEKAMHFAGDSALGIKAGKPEIDLKKTVLWKDGIVKRLTGGVGGLLKKSKVRAIDGWATFVDGRTVDVKGGAEDARIRAENVIIATGSVPVELPFMPFGDNVISSTEALDLSSPPNNLAVVGAGYIGLELGIALAKMGSKVTVVEAMDKILPLYDKELTRPVEKTLKRLGVEVLLGAKAKGASKKGLDIETADGKADTIKADKILVTVGRAPKTEGWGRENLVLDMDGRYIQIDDKCQTSMTGIYAIGDVTGEPMLAHRAMAQGEMVAEIIAGHKRVWDKQAIPAVCFTDPEIVSVGLSADEAKSSGYDVKTQNFPFSANGRAMSMEAEDGFIRVVARSDNHLVLGVQAAGRGVSELSTAFGLAIEMGTTLEDIAGTIHAHPTLGEAFQESALRTLGHALHI, translated from the coding sequence ATGCAAGACATTCAATGCAAACTCCTCGTTATTGGCGCGGGGCCGGGCGGTTACGTGGCGGCGATCCGCGCCGGGCAACTGGGGCTCGATACGGTGATTGTCGAGGGACAGTATCACGGCGGCACCTGCCTTAATGTCGGCTGCATTCCGTCAAAGGCGATGATCCACGCGGCGGACGAGTTTGAAAAGGCGATGCATTTCGCTGGAGACTCAGCACTCGGCATTAAGGCGGGCAAGCCGGAAATTGATTTGAAAAAAACGGTTCTCTGGAAAGACGGTATCGTCAAACGCCTTACCGGCGGCGTCGGCGGACTTTTGAAGAAAAGCAAAGTGCGCGCGATCGATGGCTGGGCGACATTCGTTGACGGCCGCACCGTCGACGTCAAAGGCGGCGCTGAAGACGCGCGCATCCGCGCGGAGAATGTGATCATCGCGACGGGTTCGGTTCCGGTTGAGTTGCCGTTCATGCCGTTCGGCGACAACGTGATTTCATCAACCGAAGCGCTTGACCTCTCTTCGCCGCCGAACAATCTGGCCGTGGTCGGCGCCGGTTATATCGGCCTTGAGCTTGGCATTGCGCTCGCCAAGATGGGGTCGAAAGTCACTGTCGTCGAAGCGATGGATAAAATTCTCCCGCTCTATGACAAGGAACTGACGCGCCCTGTCGAAAAAACGCTGAAACGCCTGGGCGTTGAGGTGCTGCTCGGCGCCAAAGCCAAAGGCGCTTCGAAAAAAGGCCTCGATATCGAAACGGCGGACGGAAAAGCGGACACGATCAAAGCCGACAAGATTCTCGTCACTGTCGGGCGCGCACCGAAGACTGAGGGCTGGGGGCGTGAAAACCTCGTGCTCGATATGGACGGCCGTTACATCCAGATCGATGACAAGTGCCAGACGTCCATGACCGGCATTTACGCCATCGGCGACGTGACGGGCGAGCCGATGCTGGCGCACCGCGCCATGGCGCAGGGCGAAATGGTCGCGGAAATTATCGCCGGCCACAAACGGGTGTGGGACAAGCAGGCGATCCCCGCCGTGTGTTTCACCGATCCGGAAATCGTTTCCGTGGGGCTTTCCGCCGACGAAGCGAAATCATCCGGCTACGATGTAAAAACGCAGAACTTCCCTTTTTCAGCGAATGGCCGCGCCATGTCGATGGAAGCTGAAGACGGCTTCATCCGCGTCGTCGCGCGCAGCGACAATCATCTGGTGCTGGGGGTTCAGGCCGCGGGAAGGGGCGTATCGGAGCTTTCAACCGCCTTCGGTCTCGCCATTGAAATGGGCACGACGCTCGAAGATATTGCCGGCACGATCCACGCCCACCCGACGCTCGGCGAAGCCTTCCAGGAATCAGCGCTCAGAACGCTGGGGCATGCGCTGCATATATAA
- a CDS encoding dihydrolipoamide acetyltransferase family protein, with protein MGEHVIKLPDVGEGVAEAELVEWMVDIGANVREDEVLAAVMTDKATVEIPSPVEGKVIWQGGKVGEILSVGSPLIRLEVDGAGNVKPGEAPEAAKDEAPKSESKGPEPKEAKAQPKEEKPKAEPKPAPKPAPKANGVASGALAAVPRKEGEKPLASPAVRKRAAEAGIDLRRVPGTGPAGRISHEDLDAFIASGGEGAVGRGAGYVRNTSVTDVPVIGLRRKIAQQMEAANARIVPITYVDEIDMTALEDLRKELNDTRKEGRPKLTILPFLMRAMVKAISEQPHLNAIFDDEAGVVRQHGGVHIGIAAQTPNGLMVPVVRHAEARDIWECAEEVGRLSDAAKSGKASRDELSGSTITITSLGAIGGIVTTPVINHPEVAIVGVNKMQTLPRWNGSEFVPRKIMNLSSSFDHRVIDGWDAAVFIQRIKALIENPAMIFIES; from the coding sequence ATGGGCGAACATGTCATCAAGCTGCCTGATGTGGGCGAAGGTGTCGCGGAAGCAGAACTCGTCGAATGGATGGTCGATATCGGCGCCAACGTGCGCGAGGACGAAGTGCTCGCCGCCGTGATGACCGACAAGGCGACGGTGGAAATTCCCTCGCCCGTTGAAGGCAAGGTGATCTGGCAGGGCGGCAAGGTCGGCGAGATTCTTTCGGTCGGCTCGCCGCTGATTCGTCTCGAAGTTGATGGCGCAGGCAATGTGAAACCGGGCGAAGCGCCGGAAGCGGCAAAGGACGAAGCGCCAAAATCAGAATCGAAAGGGCCCGAGCCAAAGGAAGCGAAAGCGCAGCCCAAGGAAGAAAAACCGAAAGCGGAACCGAAACCTGCGCCTAAACCGGCGCCGAAAGCGAACGGTGTTGCGTCTGGCGCCTTAGCGGCTGTGCCAAGAAAAGAAGGTGAGAAACCGCTGGCCTCTCCGGCGGTGCGCAAACGCGCGGCGGAGGCGGGAATTGATCTCAGGCGCGTTCCGGGTACGGGACCGGCGGGCCGCATTTCTCATGAAGACCTCGATGCGTTCATTGCCTCAGGCGGCGAAGGCGCTGTCGGTCGCGGCGCAGGATATGTGCGCAATACGAGCGTTACGGATGTTCCGGTCATCGGTCTGCGCCGAAAGATCGCGCAGCAGATGGAAGCGGCGAATGCGCGGATCGTGCCGATCACTTATGTCGACGAAATCGACATGACGGCGCTCGAAGATTTGCGCAAGGAGTTGAACGATACGCGCAAAGAGGGCCGGCCGAAGCTGACGATCCTGCCGTTCCTGATGCGCGCCATGGTAAAGGCGATTTCGGAACAGCCGCATCTCAATGCGATTTTCGATGATGAAGCGGGCGTCGTGCGCCAGCATGGCGGCGTTCATATCGGCATCGCCGCGCAAACGCCGAACGGTCTGATGGTGCCGGTGGTGCGCCATGCCGAGGCGCGCGACATCTGGGAGTGTGCCGAGGAAGTGGGCCGTCTTTCAGACGCCGCGAAATCGGGCAAGGCCTCACGCGATGAGCTGTCCGGTTCGACGATCACGATTACCTCGCTCGGCGCCATTGGCGGCATTGTCACGACGCCGGTGATCAATCATCCGGAAGTCGCCATTGTCGGCGTCAACAAGATGCAGACCCTGCCGCGGTGGAACGGATCGGAATTCGTTCCGCGCAAGATCATGAACCTGTCGTCGAGCTTCGACCATCGCGTTATCGACGGCTGGGACGCGGCAGTGTTCATCCAGCGCATCAAGGCGCTCATCGAAAACCCGGCGATGATATTTATTGAGAGCTAA
- the parE gene encoding DNA topoisomerase IV subunit B encodes MAKRGGKNGSGGDDDLFGDYTAKDIEVLEGLEPVRKRPGMYIGGTDEKALHHLFAEVLDNAMDEAVAGHANRIEVELHDDGYLQVTDNGRGIPVDPHPKFKGKSALEVIMTTLHSGGKFEGKAYVTSGGLHGVGVSVVNALAHDLIVEVCRGRTMFRQTYAEGKPRTKLEKVGSAPNKRGTSVMFLPDPKIFGPTAKFKPARLFKMARSKAYLFGGVEIRWRCAPELIKDQTPPEASFHFERGLTDYLQTLAGSKPTVTEDIFAGKVERKDEGGHGNLEWAVLWGAAGFGDADGFVNSYCNTVPTPEGGTHEAGLRAALTKGVKAYAEIAGVKRAANVTAEDVLGTAGALLSVFVRNPEFQGQTKDKLATAEAQRIVENTVRPAFDHWLASNPKQAGALVDWVADRAEERQRRRKEKEVSRQQATRKLRLPGKLADCSQKDRTGTEIFLVEGDSAGGSAKQARNRATQAILPLRGKILNVASAGRDKILANQEIADMTQALGAGLGAKFDIEALRYEKVIIMTDADVDGAHIAALLITFFHQEMPELIRSGRLYLAQPPLFRLTAKDKSVYAMSEEERDKLLKTEFKANQKVDVGRFKGLGEMMPAQLKETTMNPATRALARVVIAEDKETTSADLVTRLMGKKAESRFQFIQENAAFVKDALDI; translated from the coding sequence ATGGCTAAACGTGGAGGCAAAAACGGTTCTGGCGGAGATGATGATCTTTTCGGCGACTACACCGCCAAGGACATTGAGGTTCTTGAGGGCCTTGAGCCGGTGCGCAAGCGCCCAGGCATGTATATCGGCGGCACCGACGAAAAGGCCCTGCACCATCTCTTCGCCGAAGTCCTCGACAACGCCATGGACGAGGCGGTCGCCGGCCATGCGAACCGCATAGAAGTCGAGCTCCACGACGACGGCTATCTGCAGGTTACTGACAACGGCCGCGGCATCCCAGTCGACCCGCACCCAAAATTCAAGGGGAAATCCGCGCTAGAAGTCATCATGACGACCCTGCACTCGGGAGGGAAGTTCGAGGGCAAAGCGTACGTCACTTCAGGCGGCCTTCACGGTGTCGGCGTATCAGTCGTCAACGCCCTCGCCCACGACCTGATTGTCGAGGTCTGCCGAGGGCGAACCATGTTTCGTCAGACCTATGCCGAAGGGAAGCCGCGCACGAAGCTCGAAAAAGTCGGCTCGGCGCCGAACAAGCGCGGTACGAGTGTCATGTTCCTGCCCGATCCGAAAATTTTCGGGCCAACCGCAAAATTCAAACCGGCGCGGCTTTTCAAAATGGCCCGCTCGAAAGCCTATCTTTTTGGCGGTGTCGAAATCCGCTGGAGATGCGCGCCGGAACTCATCAAGGACCAGACGCCGCCTGAAGCGTCTTTTCATTTCGAAAGAGGGCTTACGGATTATCTGCAAACGCTTGCAGGTTCGAAGCCAACTGTCACCGAAGATATTTTTGCTGGCAAGGTCGAACGCAAGGATGAAGGCGGCCACGGCAACCTCGAATGGGCCGTGCTCTGGGGCGCAGCCGGTTTTGGCGATGCCGACGGTTTCGTTAATTCCTATTGCAACACCGTACCCACGCCCGAAGGCGGCACTCACGAAGCGGGCCTGCGAGCAGCGCTCACTAAAGGCGTCAAAGCCTATGCTGAGATCGCCGGCGTCAAACGCGCGGCCAATGTCACCGCCGAAGACGTTCTGGGAACTGCTGGCGCCCTCCTTTCTGTTTTTGTTCGCAACCCGGAATTTCAAGGACAAACGAAAGACAAACTCGCCACGGCCGAGGCGCAGCGGATCGTCGAAAACACTGTACGCCCAGCATTTGACCACTGGCTCGCCTCCAATCCCAAACAGGCGGGCGCCCTTGTTGACTGGGTTGCGGACCGCGCGGAAGAGCGCCAGCGCCGCCGCAAAGAAAAGGAAGTCTCCCGCCAACAGGCGACGCGCAAACTTCGCCTTCCCGGCAAGCTCGCCGACTGTTCTCAAAAAGATCGTACGGGTACGGAAATCTTTCTGGTCGAGGGCGATAGCGCTGGCGGCTCGGCAAAACAGGCACGCAATCGCGCAACGCAGGCGATCCTTCCCTTACGCGGCAAAATCCTTAACGTCGCGAGCGCAGGCCGCGACAAGATCCTCGCCAACCAGGAAATCGCCGACATGACACAGGCGCTGGGCGCAGGACTTGGCGCGAAATTCGACATCGAAGCCTTACGCTATGAAAAAGTCATCATCATGACCGACGCCGACGTGGACGGCGCCCATATCGCTGCGCTGCTAATCACTTTCTTTCATCAGGAAATGCCGGAGCTCATTCGTTCCGGACGTCTTTACCTTGCTCAACCTCCATTGTTTCGTCTCACCGCAAAAGATAAATCCGTATACGCGATGTCTGAGGAGGAGCGCGACAAGCTTCTTAAAACTGAGTTCAAGGCCAATCAGAAGGTCGATGTCGGCCGCTTCAAGGGCCTTGGCGAAATGATGCCGGCGCAGCTTAAAGAGACCACAATGAACCCGGCAACCCGCGCGCTTGCCCGCGTCGTCATCGCGGAGGACAAGGAAACGACAAGCGCCGATCTCGTCACCCGCCTCATGGGCAAAAAGGCCGAAAGCCGATTCCAGTTCATCCAGGAAAACGCCGCCTTTGTGAAAGACGCGCTGGACATATAA
- a CDS encoding alpha-ketoacid dehydrogenase subunit beta: MSRMTMIQAIRSGMDNAMEKDDNVVVFGEDVGFFGGVFRCTQGLQEKYGRQRCFDAPISESGIVGAAIGMAAYGIRPCVEIQFADYMYPAYDQITQEASRIRYRSANDFTVPIVVRMPTGGGIFGGQTHSQSPEALFAHVSGIKTVIPSNPYDAKGLLISAIEDEDPVMFLEPKRLYNGPFDGHHDRPVTPWSKHEFGEVPDDYYTVPLGKAAVRREGADVTVLVYGTMVYVAEAAAEEAGVDAEIIDLRTILPLDLEAIEESVRKTGRCVIVHEATKTCGFGAELMAVVAESCFYHLEAPIIRVTGYDTPYPHAHEWEYFPGPKRVGDALKKVMEAA, translated from the coding sequence ATGTCCAGAATGACGATGATTCAGGCGATCCGATCCGGCATGGATAACGCCATGGAAAAAGACGACAATGTTGTCGTCTTCGGCGAGGATGTCGGATTTTTTGGCGGCGTCTTTCGTTGTACGCAAGGGTTGCAGGAAAAATACGGCCGCCAGCGTTGCTTTGATGCGCCGATCAGCGAAAGCGGTATTGTCGGCGCTGCCATCGGCATGGCGGCCTATGGCATCCGGCCCTGTGTGGAAATTCAGTTTGCAGACTATATGTACCCTGCTTACGATCAGATCACACAGGAAGCCTCGCGTATCCGTTACCGCTCCGCGAACGACTTCACGGTTCCGATCGTGGTGCGGATGCCGACCGGCGGCGGCATTTTTGGCGGGCAGACACACAGCCAGAGCCCTGAGGCGTTGTTCGCCCACGTTTCCGGCATCAAGACAGTGATCCCATCAAACCCTTACGATGCGAAGGGGTTATTGATTTCCGCTATTGAAGATGAGGACCCGGTGATGTTTCTGGAGCCGAAGCGTCTTTATAACGGTCCGTTTGACGGTCACCATGACCGGCCGGTGACGCCCTGGTCGAAACATGAATTCGGTGAAGTGCCCGATGATTATTATACTGTGCCGCTGGGCAAGGCGGCTGTTCGGCGTGAGGGCGCGGACGTTACCGTCCTCGTTTACGGCACGATGGTTTATGTCGCCGAGGCGGCGGCTGAAGAGGCGGGCGTCGATGCGGAGATCATCGATCTGCGGACGATCCTGCCGCTTGATCTCGAGGCCATCGAAGAGTCGGTCAGGAAAACCGGCCGCTGCGTTATCGTTCACGAGGCGACTAAAACCTGCGGCTTTGGCGCGGAACTGATGGCGGTGGTCGCGGAGAGTTGTTTTTATCATCTCGAGGCGCCGATTATCCGTGTGACCGGATACGACACGCCTTATCCGCATGCGCATGAGTGGGAGTATTTCCCCGGTCCGAAACGCGTGGGCGACGCGCTTAAAAAAGTGATGGAGGCGGCGTAA